The following DNA comes from Harpia harpyja isolate bHarHar1 chromosome 20, bHarHar1 primary haplotype, whole genome shotgun sequence.
ACTTCCCTTCATCTTCTGGTGTTCTTGGTTCTGATATactttaatttaacatttttctttttgctttcagaggTTTACAATTAAAATATTGCAAGCCTGTCTGGAATGCGCATGTTGTATTACAGCCTTGCCAGAGCATTTCTAAGACCCACAAACAGTGTAGTCCATGAGGGTGCTGTACCACCTACCAGCAGAGGAGAACAATAATGTCATTGTTAATGTCAGTTAAGTAcatcaatgtttttcttttacgTGTGAAAGAGAAGGCAGTTTTCACATAGTTCTTTAAACACATTGAGATCAATGATTCTGCTTCCAGGGTTTAGGAAACATCTTCTCCAAAAGAAATATGACAGATTTTCCCTAAGATGTGTTTCAGTAtcatattatttaaattttagcAGAGACTTCTGGAGAGCAGTATATTACTTCAGTTCTTATAATTTCTCAGTCACTTCAAGGATGTGAAATTGCAAACCTGGTCTTAAGCAAAACAGATATGCAAAATGTGAGCCATGGTAAGATTGGGACCAGAGGGCACCCAATGCGGGGAGAAGTCCTCTCGCTTATTTGGCACTTCTCCACGGAGCAGAAGGAAAGGCTGCAGGTAGCTCCAGAGAGGTGATGGGAGAGACTGCACAGGAGGAGCAGACAGAGGAGGGAATGTCCCATGAGCTGCAACGTCCTCCTGCACCTGGTGCAAACATGGACTTGGTGCTTGCTGCTGCTATTTCCAAGTCAGATGTTCGTACCTCGGTCTTCTTAGATATTCGAATTATATTTCCTGTTATTTCTGGTATCATCATAAAAACTTGAGacaaaaattcttcactgtgttGCTGACCTCACTGTAAATCATGAACAGGTAGCTTgaacgagaggaaatggcctccagttgtgccagaggaggtttagtttggatattaggaaaaatttcttcaccaaaagggttgtcaagcactggaacaggctgcccagggaagtgattgagtcaccatccctggaggtatttaaaagacgtgtagatgtggcacttagggacatggtttagtggtggacttggcagtgttagacttacagttggactcaatgatcttaaaggtcttttccaacccaaatgattctatgattctatgaaataatgGAGGAGAAGAGATCTTGGGAAACACTGGTGTAGGAAACCAAGAGAGTACCTTCATTGATATACATAAACCAAAGCACAACTGTTATTTAAATTCTACACATAGCCATGAAAAGTTAGAGCCAAATTCTCATCATAAATCAGGGTGGCTCCATCAACTTCAGCGGAACAGTGCCAGCACATCCCAAAGACATGGCTCGGTCTATTAATACCAACAGTCGAGAAATAGAGCTGCCTGGAGACGTTCTGCTGGTacaaaattttgattaaaaaaacagagacaagaatAACAGAGGAATCTGCCTTCTGGTTCTCTTGTGGAGTGTGGCTCCCGTTGGGTTTGATCCTGTGCACCTCCCAGCACCTCCAGAGACCACCAAGCTTGCACAGCTCAGTGAGACCCAGCAGTCACTGCGGTGGTCCAGGTTTTCAGGTGCAGTCTGTTCATTTAGATAATGTAACAGCAGTGTGATAGCAACTGTGTTACAGTCTGATTCTGCATTTAGTGTCAGTGCAATCATTctctcagctgcttttctttctttgtagctTCAGAAAATCCAAGGTTTTCCTTTCACCAGATATCTaagggttttatttctttaaatcctTCAATCCAGCATGGTGAAAAGGATGGGGAATGTCCATCTTCAGCCATTGATGCTTTGTGTTTCCTATGTGACCCTGTTATTCAGGGATAGACAATTAAATTTCACAGCTGCATTTTAGATCCTCtctaaagagagagagaacttcTCCAGGTGTTCTTGAGTTGGTTTCTTACTGAATTTCCAAAAAAGCCCAGCAGAAATTCCCACTGTGTGGTGTTATGCTGTTTTCATTTCCCAGAAACTAGTTAATTTATTGTGCCCCACCAGTCCAAGTTCCCTTTATAGATTAACTTGTGTGTTTTGGCTCCTATCCATCTCTTCCTTTGGCTCAAAATGAATGATACCAGGACTGTCTCTGAAACAAGGCAGGAATGTGAAGTTTTTTGATTAAACAGCAACATCACCCCTGAAACCGCTCTTCCTGCCAGCTTTATGAGGCCCCACTGCAGAAGTACGGTATTGAGAATGGCAGATGAAGGTCTGGCAAGTTCAACCTTTTTGAAGAAATTAGGCATGTAATATTCTGGTAGGATTTGGAAACAGTTTGCATCTCCTCAGAAGGTGTGTCACTGGAGCGGCTTGTCCCTGAAGGTTTTCAGGactgtttgctttctcttaatAACTAATCAGTCTTTAGAACTGGTTTAAATGAGAAGTACTAAACAAGGTCACTGGCTAGCACCTATCTGCCTTGCCAGGTTCGGTCTTTTATTAGGGGCTCGTACTGCCTATGAGTGTGTCAGAGGGGCTTGAAGCTGGCAGAGGCAGTTGAGGGGGTCACAGTTAGTGTGACCATCTCCTGTGTGTCTTCTgttggcctgtttaagcaggctGCTTGTAGAGATCTCAGTTGTTAAACAAAACCTGCATGCATCCTCTATAACAATCAAAGAGTAGATGTCAAGTGCTGCTGATAAACACAGGCTGTTTTCTAGACTCTGCAAAAATTGTGTATTTCTTGTATGTGAACTCTAAGCTCGTGCTTTTTTCTAGTACATTTGGTATGTTTGCAGGGGAGATCTTAGCATCAGCCATAAAAATATTTGGCTGTCTTTTAAAATCTATGATTTGTTACTGACAGCAGAATGCCTCATTGAGATACTCTGTCAATCTCTCATCAAACCACTTTCTATGAGCCTATGGGAAAGGTTTTCCAAGGTGTGTATTTTTGAGCACGGATGGAAATGGCATGGAAACTCACTTAAACGACAAACCGGTTTCATCATGTTCATGAAATAAAGTATGATATGGTTCTTGCTTCTCTGAGAAGCAATGGAAGCCTttagggaggggggagaaggctGATAAGACTGATTCTGATCATGATTTCTTCCTATTTGATAATTCTTCTGGCCTAATATGTGCACTGCTCATTCAGTACAGTTATCCATGGGGCACTGACGTGTCCAACTAACTGTCTGTGTGCTCATATTTctgtgtgagatttttttctgaaaggaaatgtgGAGGCACTGGTGGGGTTTGGGGCACACTTTGTGTAATGTCACTGCAGTCATGTAGTTGGAAACCCTGGTGCTGTTTAGAACCATCCAAATGAGAGCGAGGCACTGATCCACGGTTGTGAACATTTCTGGAAGCACAGCTTGAAGTCACTTTGCAGCTTCAGCCAGCCAGGTGCATGTTGTATTTAAGCACCTCCAGAATTAGGCAGTATCTGAGCTGGGATTTCCAACCCCTCATATTTATTTCTAGGCAGGTTCAGGAACTAGTTTTGATTCTGACCCTTGACGTTTTGCACATAGTGAGAGCGTATCTTCTAACTCTATGTATAGTCTTTTAGATTTAATGAAGATCTAGAGAACTCTTATTATTAAAGACTTAGTTGCTCTGTTTGTGATAGCAGAAATGATCATTCCAAGATCCTGATAATTACTGAAGCCAGACATTTACTTCTAGCTACTCTAAATACTATTTTCAAGTTCACATCTTGAGCATGTATGCGATGCTTACTGCCTGATCTCCCCAGGTGTGATCAGAATCCTCCCACTGAGTCTTTTTCacatgtttctctttctttttaggaTCCTCTAGATATTATTGGAATGTGACTAcagagaaaaatgtgcttttctaaCAACTCGCTTGTGGACATTTTCCAGAAATCAAAATCTGATTGATGCTACAACATGGCTTCATCTGGGAATGAGATAGAAGGATGGACGCACAGGCAAGGTGGCAGAACTGGAGAGCTGGTAGATACCGTGCCCTCTCCTGAAAATGGTAATCGTCTTTCGCCAGTGAAGTCGATGGGCAGTGTAGACCATCTCTTGCACCTCCCTGGAAGAGTAGACTCTGCTTACAGCTCTTTCTCAGGGGGATCAAATGTTCCAGAGTATCCCACCCCATCGTGCTATGGTGAAAACTGCTGTTTGCCTCCAGAGCAGGTACCATACATGGACTCAGAATATGTAAGAGGTATTTATAATCTCAGTGCAGCAAACTCTGACCTCAGATGCCTGCATCCATACAAAGCACCAGAGCTGAGCATCCATAATAACTGTCACAGCACCAGTCTTGTTGAATGCCGTGGAAGCACTCCTACCCGAGGGACTTTAGATCAGGGACCACCGCCTCTGGCGGCACCTCCGCCTTCTCCTCCCACGCGACTCGATAGCTATAAAGTCACTAGACATCTTGAAAACTCAAGAGGGAGATGCAACTCTGGAAGTCACAGTGAGTGTAGTGTGCATCCAGCTCCTTGCGTGCAGGACAATCAGCTAGCAGATAGGGACATATCACGGACCCAACACAGGGGTGAAGTTACAGAGCAAGATAGAGTGGCTGCTAGGGGAAAGACTCTGGAAAACAAGGGCCTTTCTTCTGATTCTACAAATGAGGTATCTATATCAAAAATTCAGGGGTTAAAGATGGATGAAAATGGAGAGTGGAACCCATCCCAACAACCTTTAAAGAGAAGGAATCCCCACATTTTCAGCAGAccttcttcattcatttttcaagAATATTTAAAGACTGACTCTGTGGCTGATGTCCCTAAAATACTTTCTGCTTATAATTCAGTTCATGCTTATAAAATTTCTGAAGAGATGAACTCCAAGTCCTATCACTCAGTGCATACCAACCCTAACACTGTTAATGatacacaagaaaacaaacagtatcCCTGCAGTGTACGTAAGCCAACTTTCAGAGAAGCAGATCTGCAAAGCGCAGTGCCAGAACCCAGCCAACGAAAAGGATCTCTGCCCTGTGCTCAGTGCCCGCTCCATGCCGAGTTGCATTCAGATGTGGATCAAGATGTGTTTGAGGACAGCTGTGACTTAAAATATATGGAGAATGCTCTTCTAATTAAAAATGCTCCCAGGAAGCTGAACAGTTGTACAGAAGAAAATCAGTGCTATGACTCTGAAGGAAAAATTGGGAGTGATGTAAGGGAACCACTCCTGAATCAACAAGCCAAAATGCAGAGATCATCACCATCCTGCAGCTATGATACTGTAGAAGCGGAACACCCTTGCTGTGAGGAGTCATCAGATCAGGCAAATAAGCAATGCTATGATAATACTAGCCAAACGTCTTTTTTCGGACCAAAGGAAGATTCCACATCTCAGTTTTTACATgaagtcaagaaagaaaaacaggctaGTAACAGCAATCCTGACCTTAGCATGCATCTAGAACAAAAGGAACCTCCTGTTCCTTACCAAATATATCAACCTAAATTTCAAAAACAGCTCTTAAGACAGCTACAGGATGATCTTGCTGGTGAACAAATAACCAGGCAGATGACTCCCATGCTTTACTACCTTTCTGGGGGGAAAACCACCAACATCCTGCACCACAACAAACTCGCCCAATGTCAGGAGGGCTCAAGGAGCTCACCAAAGGAATTACCAGCAAGCAGCTACTCTGCCTCAGCACGGTGTGTAGAGATAGAAAGGGAAAGCAATCAGCTTCAAAGGACCAGCCATCACCATCAGTGCAGTGCTGATGATCTCCTGCTTGAGACTGAAGATCTCAGTGTCAGGTGTCCTGCTTTATCCATGGATGAGAGTTTCAAGAACGATTATAGAGAGAAACTTAAAGTGGCTCAGAAAAAGGTTCTGAGAGAAAcctcctttaaaagaaaagacttaCAGATGAGTTTGCCTGTTAGACTGAGACAGAAACCCTCTAAAAGGCCATCAATTGAACACCTTAGGTCTTTCTCGTTATCCAGTGCAAGCGAGGATGCCAAACCTGTTCCTTGTTCCCCTCCTCATCTAGAGTCCTTGGAAAGTTTCAGTAGAGATGAAGAAATTAAGAGGCCACAAACAGGTCGAatagggggaaggaaaagggtaaccaaagagcaaaagaaaatgtgttattCTGAACCTGAGAAACTCGATCAGCTAGCAGATAAGGAAGTATCGTGGAGTCAAGTCAGGGATGAAATCACTGAGCAAGATACAGTAGCAGCTAGGAGAAAGACTCTAGAAAACAGAGGGAGAGCACTTTCCAGTTCAAGTATCTCCAGGACAGAGCTGAAACAAATCCAGCATACTGCACTTATCGAATACATGGAACGAAAGATTAACCAAAGACCAAGCAGTTCACAACACCTCCCACTGCATAAGCCGCCCCTGCAGAAGAGGCTGTCGCATCCCAAATGGCCTCCTGGTAAGATTTCCAATCCAAACGGGATCAGGACAATGCAAAACAATGAGGTTTTCTGCCAAgctttctctaaagaaaaatTGCCAGATGTTTCTtctcctttggcttttgttcCTCCACTGAGCGTGACCAGCAGGTGcgatcccagctctgctgctgctggtacaGCGACCTTGAAGCACGACCCGTCTCCCAACGAAGTGGACGACAGAAGCTGCACCGGCAAGTGTGCGTCATCTGAAAGTCTCCCACAGGCAGGTGATCCTGCATCTGGGAGAGCTCGCGAGAGATCAAAATCAACTCCTTCTTCCACACAGGTAAGAAAGATATTAAGATAGTAATTAGTGTTTGAGCCTGACTTATGACTGTCTACCTGTTTTAGAGAACTGTGGGACTATTCACATGAAAAACTGCTGAACATCACGAATGAGGAATTAAGACTTTATTTTTTAGCGTGTAGTGGGGAGATGATAGAAGTGGGGGAAAAGCCACATTTGCTTAATCTATAGGAAATGCTGTGTAGCTGTTTGAAAGCAAAATGCATGCTCTGCTTTGCAGTGTGCAGGAGAAATAATTTGGGGTGATTCTGGGAGAAGTGCTACCAATTTTAAAGTGTTATGTATTTATGGTTAATGATGACAATTCGTTATTCTCAAAAGTATTTTGTAAGAAAGTATTGCAGACAAACAAGGTGTTCTTTATTGTGAAAAGTTCTAAGAGAATTGCATAAGAATGGAAACTTCCTAACAGCTGACTGAAATGCATACTCGGTTTGGGCAGAGTCCCTTGTTATCATTCAGCAAGTGCACAGGTaaaggcagggaggaagaggagtgtCTGCTTCACGGGACATGCTGTGCAAGTGCCACAGGCTCTGCTCGAGGGCTGGACAACGCTGGGCACATGAGGGTCCCTTCCAGAGCTACGGAGGGGCGTGCGTGGGGTCTGGCACTCAGAGATCACGTTTGCAGAGAACACGTGTGGTACGCAGGATGGTATGCAGGTTTGCGTTTCAGCAGTCACTGTTGTGACCTACAGCAACTACATTAGATCCCTACCCCAGAAAAGGTTGTTATAGAGACATTTTTATAAGTGACCAACCTTTTTGGCTCCTGAATTTGAAGGACAGTAGCTGTCAATATTGTTGTCAAGGAGAATAAAGAAGATAAAAGggtcagaaaacaaataatttaatataCTACTAAAATTGCCCAACTGAAGAGGCTGACAAACTTCCACAATTCTGcctgctttctgaatttttacGAGAGTCAATGAGAGTGGAGTATATACTTTGTTGCCAGCTGTTCTTTGGTTTTCTAGGGAAAAGGGATGCTACCTAGGAAGAGCATAATAGCAATTtccttaataaaagaaaatagacacactcaaaaataaaaaccttgGTGAACCTACTGAGAGATCTACTGTTGGCTTCTGTTTCTGGGGATAACAAATGCAGTAGTAAAATTAAACAGCTGCCTAGTCTGAAAACGCCGGTTGTCCCATtgtgctgttttcatttccaggACACTTACAGATGTGCTGGTGGTGCAGCGGCACCGTCTCGGCGTTGGGAGAGCTGCCTCGGCACCCCCAGGTAAGGCTGCGAAGGCTGGGTTCTAGGTAGAGCCTATGTCCAAGATGTGCGAACTCCAACGGCAGCCGTGGGTGTCTGCTTCTGTCCTTGTGTCTTGGGATCCTTCGTTGCCCATACGGGAACATTCATCCGCTAtgctatttgtttcattttgggacattctttaaaataatttctcctgtGTGGAGCACAAGTGGAAAATGCAGAGTGTAGGTGAGTgtctctccctgcagcagccccgCTGCATCAGATCTCTGAGATCACAGCTCCCTCGTCTGAGCTCTGGCAAAAACGGCACCTGCAACAGCTCGGATATGCCCAGTCTTGAAAAATATGTGTACTCACAGAGTGGTGTAGTAGGGGCTTTTGGTGtggttttctaaaggaaaaaaatattgtgccCTTTACACATAGCTAACTAGAAAGTTTGTATGTTAACTCTCcatatttgttttgcttgtttgagGAGCATCAGGGGAGAAAAAGATCTGAACTTTGTCTCAACAAGGCAGTGACACTGATACTTGTGCAGTAAGAGAATTTCCACTGTTTCAGTCATTCAAAAAGATCTCAATGGTTTCTGGAGGCTTGAttatcttgggaaaaaaaaaatatttttagtaagattttgaagtttttcttaaatttcctAGTTTAGTTAAGAGGCTTAGCAGGTCAGCATGAATGTATCTGGAAGTCCTGGACAGAACAGTAGCATCAGAAACATATTTGCACATAGCTCTATAATACGTACTaagtaatgaaaagaaaagaaatccagaacTGGTTTCATCAGTAATTAATTTAGATTATCATCTTTGGGAAGTAGGTGTAAGTACAGGTTTCAGTCTGTTACAGCTGtatctcatttttttctctttgttttcctccACAAGAAAGTGCTGCTGAGCTGTGGGAGAAAATCCAGGGTAGACTGGACATGTTTGCAATATTAATTACTCAAATAAAAGTTCCAACCGGGACCAGCAGGAAGAGCAAGCTATGATCATTACCCACACCCATAGTGTCCATGggttaggggaaaaaagcttgaGGACATCCTTATGTATATCTTGCATCCATTCAATTGCACAATGTAATTTTGAGGTAGTTTTCACTGGTATTATCCCTTTTCCCTGATAACTGCTACAGATGGTTTGTTTAGCCTGCAAGCTGGTCCTACCCCCTTCCATTGCAATGAGGCCTGAGAATGAGTAAGAATAAGGCCTGCCACTGTTTGCAGTGATTTTCTTGGGTGTCTCTGTGTCTCTTCCTTTAATCTATCCCTCCATAAACATTTGTCAGTCCATGTTCACAATATTGCATGATCGTCACGTTAATTTAGGTATCACAGTACAGCATCACATTGCAATGCCGTGGTGTTTTGCAGGGGGTGTTTTTAGCACCTTTTCGATGGAAAGGCTGTTCCAGCATTAAGGGCATCACTAAATCACCAGAACCAGGTGGTTCAAATCAAGGTCaaatgaggtttttatttttaattgcaatgaAAAGGTGCACATAATAGATAAGAGAGCTCTAAGTGACATTGTTAGTCACTATCTAGTACAAACTATGATTAAATTTCCCTTTGCCAAGCTGACTTCACTTTTTTGATGAAAAGCTAAAAAGGCCGTGTTAAAGCTGGCACATAGAGTGTCTGCAGACCTTGAAGAAGAGAAGCTATGGGAGAAGGTGGAACTTCAGAAATAGCAAGACTTTCATTGCTGAGCCACAGAACAGCTCAGTTTGGCCACATGAAAAGCTTTGTGTCTTGCCAGTGCCTGCTTGAGCTGGGTAAACGCAGCTCAGCTGCAAACCATCCACGCTCTCCCCAGAGCCCCACGTCTGTGTCAGGAAACCTGCCCAGACAAGCAATGGCTGGAGATAGTGTGGGGCTCATGGGATTAAATACAATAGTCCAAGCATTTGAAAGCTTTCCTAGCACAACAAAGTCTGGTATTTTGTCTGTGTGCATCCCTTCACTGGGGGTACTGCAATCTCTGCTGTTAGGCATGAGGTCTCTTCATCACTCTCCACTGGTCTGGTctccttcaggaaaaggaaatgcCTGCCTTCATATCTCCACATATGGCTTAGAAAGACTCACACCATCCACAGTGGCAGGGTTAATTAGTACCTTTAGGGGAGGGAAGGACCGGTTCTCTCCCAGCTGCATTGTTTTTATATGTGACCTTAGAGAAAGAGCTAGACGAAGGTGGACAAAACTTGCAGTGAGCTCTCTATGCCTGTTCTGAGGgagaaaatttttgctttgtgcCTACAACTTTGAAGATCATCTGCCAGGTTAGCATAGTTAAATGGAGGCTTATAAATCTTCCTTCCATTTAATGTCTCTAGCTTTCTTCTCTACTGTCCCCTCATAATCCTGTTAGGTTATGAAAAATTTTGCTAGAGGAAAAAATAGGTTTGTTCATTCAGTCATGATTAATACAAtagtatttatatatacacagatgTACTGACTATTTTCACAAGCAGTTACATGGATGTATATATGAACATCAGTGATTGCAGAAGATGGTCTATGCATACTCCAATCATCTTGTGTTCAACAGTGCCCTTATATTCTTGCAAATTCTAGtccaaagtgtatttttaaattacgTGTATTTACTCACTCTGTCATCATTAATATAATTATTTATGCCCTGCAGACAGTAGCTTTTTCCATCAGAGTTTCTCCTGAAGTGTTGCATCAGAAAACTCAAAGCACCGAGTCAGACTTGCATTGGCCAACTCAAAAGTAGAAGTTTGATCTCAAAATGGTTCACTGAAaggatttaataaaagttttaCTGAAGTCTAACGGCCATTTCAAAAGAGAGCCCTCAGATGAATAGCGTTTCCTCTGTGTTGGTATTCAGTTTGCCTAAAGAGAAGGAAGCACTACATGTCTTCTCTAAGAAGGACCGAGAAGTGGGGAAGGGAGTGATGCACAGGAGACAGTGATGGCGTAAACCTCTTCTCACCCTTGGGCTGAAACATTCTCACTATAGAAATAAGAAGGTGTAAGGAACAGGACAGTAAAGATTTGCCCTTTTGCAATACAGTCACTG
Coding sequences within:
- the SHROOM1 gene encoding protein Shroom1 isoform X1 — translated: MASSGNEIEGWTHRQGGRTGELVDTVPSPENGNRLSPVKSMGSVDHLLHLPGRVDSAYSSFSGGSNVPEYPTPSCYGENCCLPPEQVPYMDSEYVRGIYNLSAANSDLRCLHPYKAPELSIHNNCHSTSLVECRGSTPTRGTLDQGPPPLAAPPPSPPTRLDSYKVTRHLENSRGRCNSGSHSECSVHPAPCVQDNQLADRDISRTQHRGEVTEQDRVAARGKTLENKGLSSDSTNEVSISKIQGLKMDENGEWNPSQQPLKRRNPHIFSRPSSFIFQEYLKTDSVADVPKILSAYNSVHAYKISEEMNSKSYHSVHTNPNTVNDTQENKQYPCSVRKPTFREADLQSAVPEPSQRKGSLPCAQCPLHAELHSDVDQDVFEDSCDLKYMENALLIKNAPRKLNSCTEENQCYDSEGKIGSDVREPLLNQQAKMQRSSPSCSYDTVEAEHPCCEESSDQANKQCYDNTSQTSFFGPKEDSTSQFLHEVKKEKQASNSNPDLSMHLEQKEPPVPYQIYQPKFQKQLLRQLQDDLAGEQITRQMTPMLYYLSGGKTTNILHHNKLAQCQEGSRSSPKELPASSYSASARCVEIERESNQLQRTSHHHQCSADDLLLETEDLSVRCPALSMDESFKNDYREKLKVAQKKVLRETSFKRKDLQMSLPVRLRQKPSKRPSIEHLRSFSLSSASEDAKPVPCSPPHLESLESFSRDEEIKRPQTGRIGGRKRVTKEQKKMCYSEPEKLDQLADKEVSWSQVRDEITEQDTVAARRKTLENRGRALSSSSISRTELKQIQHTALIEYMERKINQRPSSSQHLPLHKPPLQKRLSHPKWPPGKISNPNGIRTMQNNEVFCQAFSKEKLPDVSSPLAFVPPLSVTSRCDPSSAAAGTATLKHDPSPNEVDDRSCTGKCASSESLPQAGDPASGRARERSKSTPSSTQDTYRCAGGAAAPSRRWESCLGTPSFCDPEKDGCENHEYKDNDVIGRACCQDTKELTPETSIPIPRSGSKEDAHMEQECRTKSLNGNALIQCPEQQPAAPQEQVTYCQTALAQPHQGDKNTAKGLVAKETSVHNSQHDILSERETNLPKRRLPSPEDQRYKELAMEIIAKDNSLVDILMPHPVRKTALDLMEGLFPVNISMLDKSHRKKGDVQHVQENDRKSSRDATEECPESKHDAKQRSEGPTSKGNQVLNRSRDSTNDLDDITSKKLELISSLQSKLQTLCEEKELILSEARECAKRGEELEAMVRDVCKPNEFERYMMFIGDLEKVVSLLLCLSSRLARVQNAMRRIDGNTDAEEKQSLNERHKLLSRQREDAKDLKENLDRRERVVSGILAKYLTDQQLQDYQRFVQVKTSLLIEQKDLEEQIKFFKEQLENLEKSIPL
- the SHROOM1 gene encoding protein Shroom1 isoform X2, yielding MASSGNEIEGWTHRQGGRTGELVDTVPSPENGNRLSPVKSMGSVDHLLHLPGRVDSAYSSFSGGSNVPEYPTPSCYGENCCLPPEQVPYMDSEYVRGIYNLSAANSDLRCLHPYKAPELSIHNNCHSTSLVECRGSTPTRGTLDQGPPPLAAPPPSPPTRLDSYKVTRHLENSRGRCNSGSHSECSVHPAPCVQDNQLADRDISRTQHRGEVTEQDRVAARGKTLENKGLSSDSTNEVSISKIQGLKMDENGEWNPSQQPLKRRNPHIFSRPSSFIFQEYLKTDSVADVPKILSAYNSVHAYKISEEMNSKSYHSVHTNPNTVNDTQENKQYPCSVRKPTFREADLQSAVPEPSQRKGSLPCAQCPLHAELHSDVDQDVFEDSCDLKYMENALLIKNAPRKLNSCTEENQCYDSEGKIGSDVREPLLNQQAKMQRSSPSCSYDTVEAEHPCCEESSDQANKQCYDNTSQTSFFGPKEDSTSQFLHEVKKEKQASNSNPDLSMHLEQKEPPVPYQIYQPKFQKQLLRQLQDDLAGEQITRQMTPMLYYLSGGKTTNILHHNKLAQCQEGSRSSPKELPASSYSASARCVEIERESNQLQRTSHHHQCSADDLLLETEDLSVRCPALSMDESFKNDYREKLKVAQKKVLRETSFKRKDLQMSLPVRLRQKPSKRPSIEHLRSFSLSSASEDAKPVPCSPPHLESLESFSRDEEIKRPQTGRIGGRKRVTKEQKKMCYSEPEKLDQLADKEVSWSQVRDEITEQDTVAARRKTLENRGRALSSSSISRTELKQIQHTALIEYMERKINQRPSSSQHLPLHKPPLQKRLSHPKWPPGKISNPNGIRTMQNNEVFCQAFSKEKLPDVSSPLAFVPPLSVTSRCDPSSAAAGTATLKHDPSPNEVDDRSCTGKCASSESLPQAGDPASGRARERSKSTPSSTQDTYRCAGGAAAPSRRWESCLGTPSFCDPEKDGCENHEYKDNDVIGRACCQDTKELTPETSIPIPRSGSKEDAHMEQECRTKSLNGNALIQCPEQQPAAPQEQVTYCQTALAQPHQGDKNTAKGLVAKETSVHNSQHDILSERETNLPKRRLPSPEDQRYKELAMEIIAKDNSLVDILMPHPVRKTALDLMEGLFPVNISMLDKSHRKKGDVQHVQENEKSSRDATEECPESKHDAKQRSEGPTSKGNQVLNRSRDSTNDLDDITSKKLELISSLQSKLQTLCEEKELILSEARECAKRGEELEAMVRDVCKPNEFERYMMFIGDLEKVVSLLLCLSSRLARVQNAMRRIDGNTDAEEKQSLNERHKLLSRQREDAKDLKENLDRRERVVSGILAKYLTDQQLQDYQRFVQVKTSLLIEQKDLEEQIKFFKEQLENLEKSIPL